The Ziziphus jujuba cultivar Dongzao chromosome 7, ASM3175591v1 genome includes a region encoding these proteins:
- the LOC112488771 gene encoding L-type lectin-domain containing receptor kinase IX.1-like encodes MAVSNPCPYLFRITLFLFPIINAESFFYNFNSSGQSMDDILPEGDAIKYNDGLQLTKNRLDSPIKSSSGRASYDKKVKLWDAGTNTLTDFTTHFSFIINTTNGSWGGDGMALFIAPFDARLPPNSQGSNLGLFSAETAFNKSANHIVAVEFDTYQNLDWDQREGHIGININSIISETYVLWNSSMKNGSTANAWVTYNSTTKNLRVFLTYAKNPEFHGESSLSYTVDFREWLPEYVRFGFSASTGSDVEIHNLLSWSFNSTLEDDKKESKARLWIGLAVGLSVSGCGLALFWFVWRRRARRNKEIKEAYDASMDVEFQKGTGPKRFMYHELSRATNNFAHEGKLGEGGFGGVYKGLLAESNMEVAVKRVSSGSKQGKKEYISEVKIISRLRHRNLVQLIGWCHEQGEFLLVYEFLPNGSLDSHLFRRKVTLTWTLRHKIALGLASVLLYLHEEWEQCVVHRDIKSSNVMLDSNFNAKLGDFGLARLVDHELGSQTTVLAGTMGYLAPECVTTGRASKESDVYSFGVVALEICCGRRPVEQKADPSEVRLVEWVWNLYGQGQILEAVDKGLNMDFDERQVECLLVVGLWCCHPDPAFRPSIKQVINVLNFETPLPSLPAKLPVPMYFAPPLQMCSFSSTSSGPPHTGLVTDRTQCSCSSCTTYSSKSTGSSEALLKSHTAGI; translated from the coding sequence ATGGCGGTTTCCAACCCATGTCCATATCTCTTCAGGATCACCCTCTTCCTGTTTCCAATCATAAACGCCGAGTCATTTTTCTACAACTTTAACTCTTCCGGTCAAAGCATGGACGACATACTCCCGGAAGGTGATGCAATTAAATACAATGATGGTCTCCAGCTCACGAAAAATCGACTCGACAGTCCCATCAAATCAAGCAGCGGCCGAGCGTCGTATGATAAAAAAGTGAAGCTTTGGGATGCCGGAACGAATACTCTCACAGACTTCACCACCCATTTCTCATTCATCATAAATACAACGAATGGTAGCTGGGGCGGTGACGGCATGGCCTTATTTATTGCACCATTTGATGCAAGACTTCCTCCGAATTCGCAAGGGTCAAACCTTGGATTATTCAGTGCTGAAACTGCCTTCAATAAGTCGGCAAATCATATTGTTGCTGTGGAGTTTGATACTTATCAGAATTTGGATTGGGATCAGCGTGAAGGTCACATAGGAATCAATATCAACAGCATCATCTCAGAAACATATGTGTTATGGAATAGTAGCATGAAAAACGGATCAACAGCAAATGCATGGGTAACTTACAACTCCACCACTAAAAATCTACGTGTTTTTCTTACATACGCTAAAAACCCAGAATTCCATGGGGAATCTAGCCTTTCATATACTGTAGATTTCCGCGAGTGGTTGCCGGAATATGTTAGATTTGGATTCTCTGCATCCACTGGATCGGATGTAGAAATACATAACCTTCTTTCTTGGTCATTCAACTCAACCTTGGAGGATGACAAAAAGGAGAGCAAAGCAAGACTTTGGATCGGTTTAGCCGTCGGGCTTAGTGTTTCGGGTTGTGGATTAGCTCTCTTCTGGTTTGTTTGGAGGAGGAGGGCTCGGAGGAATAAGGAAATAAAGGAGGCATACGATGCCTCCATGGATGTTGAATTTCAGAAAGGAACTGGGCCAAAGAGGTTCATGTACCATGAACTCAGCCGTGCCACCAACAACTTTGCACACGAAGGCAAGCTTGGAGAGGGAGGATTTGGAGGAGTCTACAAGGGATTATTAGCAGAATCCAACATGGAAGTGGCGGTGAAGAGGGTTTCAAGCGGATCAAAGCAGGGGAAAAAGGAGTACATATCAGAAGTCAAAATCATCAGCCGTTTGAGACATAGGAATTTGGTTCAACTCATTGGTTGGTGCCATGAACAGGGTGAATTCCTTCTCGTCTATGAGTTTCTTCCCAATGGAAGCCTTGATTCTCATCTATTCCGTCGGAAAGTCACGCTAACTTGGACTCTAAGGCATAAAATAGCCCTTGGCTTGGCCTCTGTCCTGTTGTATCTTCACGAAGAGTGGGAGCAATGTGTTGTGCATAGAGATATCAAGTCAAGCAATGTCATGTTGGATTCGAATTTTAATGCTAAGCTCGGAGATTTTGGCCTAGCAAGGCTTGTAGACCATGAATTGGGTTCCCAAACAACAGTTTTGGCAGGCACAATGGGATACTTAGCCCCAGAGTGTGTCACAACTGGTAGAGCTAGTAAAGAATCCGATGTGTATAGTTTTGGGGTGGTTGCACTTGAAATCTGCTGTGGAAGAAGGCCAGTTGAACAAAAGGCAGATCCAAGCGAGGTAAGGCTGGTGGAGTGGGTTTGGAACCTCTATGGACAAGGCCAAATTCTTGAAGCAGTTGACAAGGGATTAAACATGGACTTCGATGAGCGACAGGTTGAGTGCTTGTTGGTTGTTGGACTATGGTGTTGCCATCCTGATCCTGCGTTTCGACCCTCTATAAAGCAAGTGATAAATGTTCTGAATTTTGAAACTCCATTGCCAAGCCTGCCAGCAAAGTTGCCAGTGCCAATGTATTTTGCCCCTCCATTGCAAATGTGTAGCTTCTCATCTACATCATCTGGTCCTCCACATACAGGGTTGGTTACGGATAGAACTCAGTGTTCTTGCAGCAGTTGCACTACTTATTCGTCCAAATCAACAGGCTCTTCTGAAGCTCTATTGAAATCTCACACAGCTGggatttag
- the LOC112490581 gene encoding uncharacterized protein LOC112490581, with the protein MGDKPTDQPSSSTAGVAAHVRVKPSTPSQPPTTPSHDEVPLRERLTILEDEVANVQQDVKDLRIAMLREFASLETKLDKLMKHQGVEVGSDGLGDGMEADVEGDENKEEFGPDATPVDRQSCPFIVDDAGPSVTIIEKVSPSKFPAGRHARKAAAAKQSIDIGRWDRKAAAAIATPYSVGVVDSTKQAQHTLAGSAHGLERVSYDCV; encoded by the exons ATGGGAGATAAGCCGACAGACCAGCCTTCATCATCGACTGCAGGAGTTGCTGCTCATGTTCGTGTTAAACcatcgactccatcccaacctccaacgactccatcccatgatgag gtacctttgagagagagattaactatCCTTGAAGATGAAGTGGCTAATGTACAGCAAgacgttaaggatttaagaatcgccatgcttagagagtttgcaagtttggagaccaagcttgataagttaatgaagcaccaaggagtggAAGTTGGTTCTGACGGgttgggagatgggatggaagcggacgttgaaggggatgaaaataaGGAAGAGTTTGGTCCTGATGCGACCCCCGTTGATAGACAATCATGTCCATTCATTGTAGACGATGCAGGACCAAGTGTTACGATTATCgagaaagtgtctccatcaaagtttccaGCCGGGAGACATGCAAGAAAGGCAGCAGCTGCTAAGCAAAGTATAGATATTGGGAGGTGGGATAGGAAGGCGGCAGCAGCTATTGCAACTCCTTACAGTGTTGGAG ttgttgattccactaaacaagcacAACATACATTGGCTGGTAGCGCACATGGACTTGAAAGAGTATCATATGACTGTGTGTGA
- the LOC107425125 gene encoding L-type lectin-domain containing receptor kinase IX.1, giving the protein MAVSNPCPYLLRIALFLILITTAESFFYNFTSSNQSTDGILFEGDATKHNDGLHLTNNPVDRNLNQSKGRASYDKKVKLWDARAKTLADFTTHFSFIIKKMDGIQYYGDGMAFFIAPFDAKLPATAYGGSLGIFSSETLFNKSRNQIIAVEFDTYKNEWDQSDDHVGIDVNDIFSEESLPLNRSMKNGEIANAWVTYNSTTKNLSVFLTYAKNPEFHGQSNLSHTIDLREHLPEWVRFGFSGSTGLGAEIHNLLSWSFNSTLNHVVDKRKNRGERGVWIGLTVGFGVLICGLALLWFIWRRTAARNKEIKEENDVSMDDEIQEGTGPRRFIYHELIRATNNFAEEGKLGKGGFGSVYKGLLAESNTEIAVKRVSRDSRQGKKEYMSEVKIISRLRHRNLVQLIGWCHEQGEFLLVYEFLPNGSLDSHLFFGKVTLTWTLRHKIALGLASALLYLHEEWEQCVVHRDIKSSNVMLDSNFNAKLGDFGLARLIDHELGAQTTVLAGTMGYLAPECITIGRASKESDVYSFGVVALEICCGRRPVERKADPSEVSLVEWVWNLYGQGQILEAVDKRLRLDFDQQQVCRLMVVGLWCCHPDPAVRPSIKQVINVLNFEAPLPSLPATLPVPMYSAPSFQMRSFSFTSSDPPNTGSLTGIMQCSCSSCTANPSTSAGSSETPFK; this is encoded by the coding sequence ATGGCAGTTTCCAATCCATGTCCATACCTCTTGAGGATCGCCTTATTCCTGATTCTAATCACAACCGCCGAGTCATTTTTCTACAACTTTACCTCTTCCAATCAAAGCACAGACGGCATACTCTTTGAAGGTGATGCAACTAAACACAATGATGGTCTCCACCTCACAAACAATCCAGTCGACCGTAACCTCAACCAAAGCAAGGGTAGAGCCTCGTATGATAAAAAAGTGAAGCTTTGGGATGCCAGAGCGAAAACTCTTGCAGACTTCACCACCCATTTCTCattcatcattaaaaaaatggatGGTATTCAATATTACGGTGACGGTATGGCCTTCTTTATTGCACCATTTGATGCAAAACTTCCTGCCACTGCATACGGGGGAAGCCTTGGAATATTCAGTTCTGAAACTTTGTTCAATAAGTCGAGAAATCAAATTATTGCTGTGGAGTTTGATACTTACAAGAATGAATGGGATCAGAGTGATGATCACGTAGGAATCGATGTCAACGACATCTTCTCAGAAGAATCTTTGCCACTGAATAGAAGCATGAAAAACGGTGAAATAGCAAATGCATGGGTAACTTACAACTCCACCACTAAAAATCTAAGTGTTTTTCTTACATACGCTAAAAACCCAGAATTCCATGGTCAATCCAACCTTTCACATACTATAGATTTACGGGAGCATTTGCCGGAATGGGTTAGATTTGGATTCTCTGGTTCCACTGGATTAGGAGCAGAAATACATAACCTTCTTTCTTGGTCATTCAACTCAACCTTGAACCACGTGGTGGATAAGAGAAAAAACAGAGGCGAAAGAGGAGTGTGGATTGGTTTAACGGTGGGATTTGGTGTTTTGATCTGCGGATTAGCTCTACTTTGGTTTATTTGGAGAAGGACGGCAGCTAGGAATAAGGAAATAAAGGAGGAAAACGATGTCTCCATGGATGATGAAATTCAGGAAGGAACTGGGCCAAGGAGGTTCATATACCATGAATTAATTCGTGCGACTAACAACTTTGCAGAGGAAGGAAAGCTCGGAAAAGGAGGATTCGGAAGTGTCTACAAGGGTTTATTAGCTGAATCCAATACAGAAATTGCGGTGAAGAGGGTTTCAAGAGATTCAAGGCAGGGGAAAAAGGAGTACATGTCAGAAGTGAAAATCATCAGCCGCTTGAGACATAGGAATTTGGTTCAACTCATTGGTTGGTGCCACGAACAGGGTGAGTTCCTTCTCGTCTACGAGTTTCTTCCCAATGGAAGCCTTGATTCTCATCTATTCTTCGGGAAAGTCACGCTAACTTGGACTCTAAGACATAAAATAGCCCTTGGGTTGGCCTCTGCCCTGTTGTATCTTCATGAAGAGTGGGAGCAATGTGTTGTGCATAGAGATATCAAGTCAAGCAATGTCATGTTGGATTCGAATTTCAATGCTAAGCTTGGAGATTTTGGCCTAGCAAGGCTTATAGACCATGAATTGGGTGCCCAAACTACAGTTTTGGCAGGCACCATGGGATACTTAGCTCCAGAGTGTATCACAATTGGTAGAGCTAGTAAAGAATCCGATGTCTATAGTTTTGGGGTGGTTGCCCTTGAAATCTGCTGTGGAAGAAGGCCAGTTGAACGAAAGGCAGATCCAAGCGAGGTAAGCCTGGTGGAGTGGGTTTGGAACCTCTATGGACAAGGCCAAATTCTTGAAGCAGTTGACAAGAGATTAAGATTGGATTTCGACCAGCAGCAGGTCTGTCGCTTGATGGTTGTTGGACTATGGTGTTGCCATCCTGATCCGGCCGTTCGACCCTCTATAAAGCAAGTGATAAATGTTCTGAATTTTGAAGCTCCATTGCCAAGCCTGCCTGCAACGTTGCCAGTGCCAATGTATTCGGCCCCTTCATTCCAAATGCGTAGCTTCTCAT